Proteins from one Desulfonema limicola genomic window:
- a CDS encoding PaaI family thioesterase, with amino-acid sequence MIDNKRIEFLKKDFVQGFPGYCGFKVEYAGKGKFQTSIEIRPEHTQQDGFVHAGLIAAMADHTAGYSAFTTVSEEFRILTIEFKINFLKPAKGKNLICRSKVLNRGKTIIVAESEIFSVNDMKEKLVAKATVTLIMVPASSFKR; translated from the coding sequence ATGATTGATAATAAACGTATTGAATTTTTAAAAAAAGATTTTGTCCAGGGATTTCCTGGTTATTGCGGGTTTAAGGTTGAATATGCAGGAAAAGGTAAATTTCAAACCAGTATTGAAATTCGTCCTGAACATACCCAGCAGGACGGCTTTGTTCATGCAGGCCTGATTGCAGCAATGGCAGATCATACTGCAGGGTATTCTGCTTTTACAACAGTTTCCGAAGAGTTTAGGATTTTGACAATTGAATTTAAAATTAATTTTCTTAAACCTGCAAAAGGAAAGAATTTAATCTGCCGGTCAAAGGTTTTAAACCGGGGAAAAACCATAATTGTTGCTGAATCTGAAATCTTCTCAGTAAATGACATGAAAGAAAAGCTTGTAGCAAAAGCAACTGTAACCCTGATTATGGTTCCTGCATCAAGTTTTAAAAGATAA
- a CDS encoding sensor histidine kinase produces MAAISRGFEEYQQIKLLKRPIRVTYYITLSIVALLVLFCAIWFGFYLAKSISIPIQDLAEGTRRVAGGDLGFSITSVGDDEIGSLVESFNKMTRDLRTNREQLELSARMLKQQNIEIEERRQYMEIVLRNVSTGVISLDARGNISTVNKSAERMLNIQSYKILNTSYKNLLRGQHVTLADEIMEKLYKSPDDAVEMPLRLTIAGRPRSFLAHVNALKNDSGNHIGLVMVFDDLTDQEKAQRMAAWREVARRIAHEVKNPLTPISLSAQRLKRKYSSRIDEPVFDECTRMIIDHVELIRNLVNEFSSFARFPTANPEPCELCPIIEETIALYREGHPGVSFELNAPEKMVWLNLDRQQIKQAMINLMDNAISAMKQKGKITISLIHDPVLKIVRMEFADTGPGISNEDKTRLFEPYFSTKKTGMGLGLTIVSTIFADHNGMIRVQDNYPHGTKFIIELPSS; encoded by the coding sequence ATGGCTGCTATTTCAAGAGGTTTTGAAGAATACCAGCAGATTAAATTATTAAAAAGACCAATAAGGGTAACATATTATATTACCCTTTCCATTGTAGCTCTTCTGGTTCTTTTCTGTGCCATATGGTTTGGTTTTTATCTTGCAAAATCCATCAGTATTCCTATCCAGGATCTGGCAGAAGGAACCAGGCGTGTTGCCGGCGGAGATCTTGGATTCAGTATTACCAGCGTGGGTGATGATGAAATCGGGAGCCTGGTGGAATCTTTTAATAAGATGACCCGGGATCTGAGAACCAACAGGGAACAGCTGGAACTTTCAGCCCGGATGCTTAAACAGCAGAACATAGAGATTGAAGAACGGCGGCAGTATATGGAGATTGTGCTGAGAAATGTATCTACTGGTGTAATCTCCCTTGATGCACGGGGAAATATTTCAACAGTCAATAAATCAGCAGAGCGGATGCTCAATATTCAATCTTATAAAATCTTAAATACAAGTTATAAAAATCTCCTTCGGGGACAGCATGTTACACTTGCAGATGAGATCATGGAAAAACTTTATAAATCACCTGACGATGCTGTTGAAATGCCTCTCAGACTTACCATAGCAGGAAGACCCCGAAGTTTTTTAGCTCATGTCAATGCCTTGAAAAATGATTCAGGAAATCACATTGGACTGGTAATGGTATTTGATGATCTTACTGACCAGGAAAAAGCCCAGCGCATGGCTGCATGGCGTGAAGTAGCAAGAAGAATTGCCCATGAAGTCAAAAACCCGCTAACGCCTATCAGCCTTTCAGCCCAAAGACTGAAAAGAAAATATTCATCAAGGATAGACGAACCTGTATTTGATGAATGTACCAGGATGATAATTGACCATGTTGAATTAATTCGCAACCTGGTAAACGAATTTTCATCATTTGCCAGATTTCCCACAGCCAATCCCGAACCATGCGAACTGTGCCCCATTATAGAAGAAACCATCGCACTTTACCGGGAAGGGCATCCAGGTGTCAGTTTTGAATTAAATGCACCTGAAAAAATGGTATGGCTGAATTTAGACAGGCAGCAGATCAAACAGGCCATGATAAATCTTATGGATAATGCCATAAGCGCAATGAAACAAAAAGGAAAAATTACAATCAGCTTAATCCATGATCCTGTTTTAAAAATTGTAAGAATGGAATTTGCTGACACAGGCCCTGGAATATCCAATGAAGATAAAACAAGGCTTTTTGAACCCTATTTTTCAACAAAAAAAACAGGAATGGGCTTAGGCCTGACCATAGTAAGCACAATCTTTGCAGACCATAACGGAATGATAAGAGTACAGGACAACTATCCGCATGGAACCAAATTCATTATAGAATTACCAAGCTCTTGA
- a CDS encoding DUF4390 domain-containing protein → MCLTSLLSDPVFLSGPVFGRPARLTDMSVTNSQDHILVYLNVRDAFTEKIQKIIISGVPTTFSFFITLDEIRTIWINKTLSEVTLTHTIKYNTLKNVFTIQRSWKDEKPLTVRTLEEARKIMTEIDAFKIIPISQLDKGSRYRVRAKAKLSKMTLPFYLHYILIMASKWEFETDWHTIDFDY, encoded by the coding sequence TTGTGCTTAACCTCCCTTTTATCTGATCCGGTTTTTTTATCTGGCCCGGTTTTCGGCCGGCCGGCCAGGCTTACAGATATGTCTGTAACCAACAGCCAGGATCATATCCTGGTTTATCTTAATGTCAGGGATGCTTTTACTGAAAAAATACAGAAAATAATAATCAGCGGTGTTCCAACAACATTTTCATTTTTTATCACCCTTGATGAAATCAGAACCATATGGATAAATAAAACCCTGTCTGAAGTTACCCTGACCCATACTATTAAATATAATACATTAAAAAATGTATTTACCATTCAGCGGTCATGGAAGGATGAAAAACCCCTGACAGTCAGAACTCTGGAAGAAGCCAGAAAGATAATGACAGAAATAGATGCTTTTAAGATCATACCCATCAGCCAGCTGGATAAAGGAAGCCGTTACAGGGTAAGGGCTAAAGCAAAACTCAGCAAAATGACCCTTCCTTTTTATCTCCATTATATTTTAATCATGGCTTCAAAATGGGAATTTGAAACAGACTGGCATACCATTGATTTTGACTATTAA
- the lpxC gene encoding UDP-3-O-acyl-N-acetylglucosamine deacetylase, which yields MYLQQRTLAKSVSCSGVGVHSGKKVNLTIKPAPVNHGIKFSRTDLPDSPKIPALFNNVVDTSLATVIGCDGCIVSTIEHLMASFAGLSVDNALVEIDNYELPIMDGSAGHFTDMIMSAGCENQTGPKCFFVIKKPIALKDGDKSVTAYPAQRFKITCTIDFPHPLIKKQSFSLDVSDEIFQKQIARARTFGFYHEVEYMKRLGLARGGSLDNAVVIGKDSVMNKGGLRFKDEFVRHKILDCIGDFSLLGMPILGHIVVNRSGHAFNHAFLKEFFIQKSSWETLTIHDISDIRSFKPKAIAI from the coding sequence ATGTATTTACAACAGAGAACACTTGCCAAATCAGTGTCCTGTTCCGGAGTTGGAGTTCATTCCGGGAAAAAGGTCAATTTAACCATAAAACCGGCTCCTGTAAACCATGGAATCAAATTCTCAAGAACAGATCTTCCTGACAGCCCTAAAATTCCTGCTCTTTTTAATAATGTAGTTGACACCAGCCTTGCAACAGTTATTGGATGTGATGGATGTATTGTGTCCACAATTGAACATCTTATGGCAAGCTTTGCAGGACTTTCTGTTGATAATGCCCTGGTTGAGATAGATAATTATGAACTGCCCATTATGGATGGAAGTGCCGGGCATTTTACAGACATGATAATGTCTGCTGGATGTGAAAATCAAACCGGGCCTAAATGTTTTTTTGTAATTAAAAAACCCATTGCTTTAAAAGACGGTGATAAATCAGTTACTGCCTATCCTGCACAAAGATTTAAGATAACCTGCACCATAGATTTTCCCCATCCTTTAATCAAAAAACAGTCTTTTTCACTGGATGTTTCAGATGAAATTTTTCAAAAACAAATTGCCAGGGCCAGGACATTTGGTTTTTATCATGAGGTAGAATATATGAAACGTCTTGGACTTGCAAGGGGCGGTTCACTGGACAATGCTGTTGTTATTGGTAAAGACAGTGTAATGAATAAAGGAGGGCTGAGGTTTAAAGATGAGTTTGTACGTCATAAGATTCTTGACTGCATAGGAGATTTTTCCCTTTTAGGTATGCCCATTTTAGGACACATTGTTGTAAACAGGTCGGGCCATGCTTTTAATCATGCTTTCTTAAAAGAATTTTTTATCCAAAAAAGCTCCTGGGAAACCCTTACTATACATGATATAAGTGATATCAGGTCTTTCAAACCAAAAGCTATTGCCATTTAA